The following coding sequences are from one Virgibacillus necropolis window:
- a CDS encoding adenosylcobinamide amidohydrolase, with protein MIQITNMTGGYGEKPIVDDVSFTIDSGEFFGVVGPNGSGKTTLFKLMSRIIPLWKGNVFIEQKPLQYYTRKQLARKVATLPQIQQSFFSYNVYETVMMGRYAYQTGFFKQPTELDKDVVKRVLEQTGLTKMRTNPLDHLSGGERQRVYLAQALAQEPDILLLDEPTNHLDFSYQKQLLDDLKQLSLTNRLTVVSIFHDLNIASLYCDRLLLMDQGQITQIGKPEEVMKKALLERVYHSSIDVHANPTLSSPQMNLLPDYSLEKTSSILSPELLEVTEEKVVIKTTQLLKTFSSALVGGGFGWYRNFINYHVDKNFNCHSPRQLMLEKCQQWGMAEHDTVAMMTAAHLPDYAVRFSVEENVRILIVVTAGTGNAVDVVHGGNRMLNNQPGTVNTWIFIEGHLSEQAFIQGIVTATEAKTKAFSICGIKDPMTETLATGTSTDSVLIASTQKGENLEYAGPITFLGSRIGEMVYEATKEAIEHNIERMKHT; from the coding sequence ATGATTCAAATTACGAACATGACAGGAGGATATGGGGAAAAGCCAATTGTTGACGATGTTAGTTTTACTATTGATAGTGGTGAGTTTTTTGGTGTAGTAGGTCCTAATGGTAGTGGGAAAACGACTCTATTTAAGCTGATGAGTAGGATCATTCCCCTATGGAAAGGAAATGTGTTTATTGAACAAAAGCCTCTCCAGTATTACACACGTAAACAGCTTGCCCGTAAGGTAGCGACATTACCACAGATTCAGCAGAGCTTTTTTTCCTATAATGTCTATGAAACAGTGATGATGGGACGCTATGCGTATCAAACAGGTTTTTTTAAGCAACCGACAGAACTGGATAAAGATGTGGTTAAGCGTGTGTTAGAACAAACGGGGTTGACTAAAATGCGTACAAATCCCTTAGACCATTTAAGTGGGGGGGAAAGGCAGCGTGTTTATTTAGCGCAAGCCCTTGCACAGGAACCTGATATTTTGCTACTTGATGAACCCACTAATCATCTTGACTTCAGTTATCAAAAACAACTTTTGGATGACTTAAAACAGTTGTCTTTGACCAATCGTTTAACAGTCGTATCTATTTTTCATGATTTAAATATCGCAAGTCTTTATTGTGATCGACTGTTATTAATGGATCAAGGGCAGATAACACAGATAGGCAAACCGGAAGAGGTGATGAAAAAAGCGTTACTTGAGCGAGTCTATCATTCTTCCATTGATGTTCATGCCAATCCTACATTATCAAGCCCACAGATGAACTTGTTGCCGGATTATTCATTGGAAAAAACCAGTTCAATCCTATCACCGGAGCTATTGGAAGTTACGGAGGAGAAGGTTGTAATAAAAACAACGCAGTTACTTAAAACCTTTTCTTCGGCTCTCGTTGGAGGAGGATTTGGCTGGTACCGTAACTTCATTAATTACCATGTTGATAAAAACTTTAACTGTCATTCTCCGCGTCAACTGATGCTGGAAAAATGTCAACAGTGGGGGATGGCTGAGCATGACACGGTAGCGATGATGACAGCGGCACACTTGCCCGATTATGCTGTACGGTTTTCCGTGGAAGAAAATGTACGGATCCTCATTGTCGTTACAGCTGGAACGGGTAATGCAGTTGACGTGGTTCATGGTGGGAATAGGATGTTAAACAACCAACCTGGTACAGTAAATACATGGATTTTCATCGAGGGACATCTTTCTGAACAAGCATTTATTCAAGGAATCGTTACAGCAACTGAAGCAAAAACAAAAGCTTTCTCCATTTGTGGAATCAAAGATCCAATGACAGAGACGCTAGCTACAGGGACTTCAACAGATAGTGTTTTGATTGCAAGTACGCAAAAAGGGGAGAACCTTGAATATGCAGGACCGATCACCTTTCTTGGGAGCCGGATAGGGGAAATGGTTTATGAAGCTACAAAGGAAGCTATTGAACATAATATAGAGAGAATGAAGCATACATGA
- the cbiB gene encoding adenosylcobinamide-phosphate synthase CbiB: MEHLIAITIAFLLDLWLGDPRWLPHPVRMIGSLIHFLEKRWNKGKFRRFKGIVMVIIVCSLVSAIAWLVTLLGYHVHVVLGIVIESYFIWTTIALKGLKEASMDVYTPLIESDYAVARQQLSMIVGRDTAHLGESEMTRGTVETVAENTSDGITAPLIFALLGGAPLAMLYRAVNTCDSMVGYRHERYYYFGWASARLDDVLNWIPARLTALLLLLLEQTPYQTKKEAFILLFSHSKRHPSPNSGWGEAAFALLLGIQLGGENRYFGEVSIRPTIGIAYEEMNAEHIKAAHHLMTRATLYVMTFLWIGGVAIEMASTWS; this comes from the coding sequence ATAGAACATCTTATTGCAATAACGATAGCGTTTTTACTAGATTTATGGCTTGGTGATCCACGCTGGTTGCCACATCCTGTCCGTATGATAGGGAGTTTGATTCATTTCCTTGAAAAACGATGGAATAAAGGGAAGTTCCGTCGCTTCAAGGGGATTGTCATGGTTATCATTGTGTGTAGCTTGGTTAGTGCGATCGCTTGGTTAGTTACATTACTAGGCTATCATGTTCATGTTGTGTTAGGTATAGTTATCGAGTCATACTTTATTTGGACAACGATCGCATTAAAGGGTTTGAAAGAAGCGTCGATGGATGTGTATACACCACTTATTGAGTCTGATTATGCTGTGGCGCGCCAACAGTTATCAATGATTGTTGGGCGAGATACCGCTCATTTAGGTGAATCTGAAATGACGCGGGGAACAGTTGAAACGGTTGCTGAAAATACGAGTGATGGTATTACAGCACCACTTATTTTTGCTCTTTTAGGTGGTGCACCTTTAGCTATGCTTTATCGTGCTGTGAATACGTGTGACTCGATGGTAGGGTATCGTCACGAACGGTATTATTACTTTGGCTGGGCATCTGCTCGTTTAGATGATGTATTAAACTGGATACCTGCTAGGCTGACAGCACTATTACTTTTATTGTTGGAACAGACCCCTTATCAAACAAAAAAGGAAGCATTTATACTGTTATTTAGCCATTCAAAACGTCATCCGAGTCCAAATAGCGGCTGGGGGGAAGCAGCTTTTGCGTTATTACTTGGGATTCAATTAGGTGGGGAAAATCGATACTTCGGGGAGGTCTCTATCAGGCCAACAATAGGCATTGCTTACGAGGAAATGAATGCTGAACACATAAAAGCCGCTCATCACTTGATGACACGAGCCACACTTTATGTCATGACATTTTTATGGATAGGAGGTGTAGCCATTGAAATGGCCAGCACATGGAGCTAA
- the cobD gene encoding threonine-phosphate decarboxylase CobD, with the protein MKWPAHGANPHYLTDALQLPKVTHDFSVNVNPLGPPYWLQEKWGDYFELMTNYPDPEAGALRHAIANQESIPAEQVLVGNGASELLTLIGREFAGKGVLIVEPTFSEYRMIAEMNNCIVDSVFLTETEGWALPLERIKSKLTGVDLVIVCNPNNPTGVSYEQNVLIELLNELERKRISLVIDEAFYDFVQDEPSLMQRVNTSSQLIILRSLTKMYAIPGLRIGYLVTSEAMVRKLASHQPTWSVNALAQEIAGSCINDHSYRQRTRELIQSEKERIFPRLQELSFTVSESDVNYYLLGGYPSLSDTLLPYLLKNRVAIRHTLNFPGLNGDYVRLAIRTKKENDILLELIERWVQTC; encoded by the coding sequence TTGAAATGGCCAGCACATGGAGCTAATCCACACTATTTAACAGACGCTTTACAACTACCAAAAGTTACCCACGATTTTAGTGTGAATGTCAATCCACTCGGTCCACCATATTGGTTACAAGAAAAGTGGGGTGACTATTTCGAGTTAATGACAAACTATCCAGATCCTGAAGCGGGCGCGCTTCGTCATGCAATTGCTAATCAAGAATCGATTCCAGCAGAGCAGGTTCTGGTCGGGAATGGCGCTTCTGAGTTACTTACATTAATCGGACGAGAGTTTGCTGGGAAAGGTGTATTAATTGTTGAGCCTACCTTTTCTGAATATCGTATGATTGCTGAAATGAACAATTGTATAGTAGATTCCGTTTTTCTAACAGAGACGGAAGGATGGGCGCTACCTTTAGAACGAATTAAATCCAAGCTTACTGGTGTAGATCTTGTAATTGTCTGTAATCCAAACAATCCGACAGGCGTTTCTTATGAACAGAACGTGCTTATTGAGCTATTGAATGAGCTTGAGAGAAAAAGGATTTCGCTCGTTATCGACGAAGCTTTTTATGATTTTGTTCAAGACGAGCCCTCACTCATGCAAAGAGTAAACACATCATCACAGCTTATTATTTTGCGTTCACTGACAAAGATGTACGCAATTCCAGGCTTAAGGATCGGTTATCTTGTTACGTCAGAAGCAATGGTTCGGAAGTTAGCATCTCATCAACCAACATGGAGTGTAAATGCGCTAGCTCAAGAAATTGCAGGGTCATGTATTAATGATCATTCTTATCGACAACGGACACGGGAGTTGATTCAATCGGAGAAGGAACGGATTTTCCCACGACTACAGGAGCTATCTTTCACCGTATCGGAAAGTGATGTCAATTATTATTTATTAGGGGGATATCCGTCCTTAAGTGATACCCTGCTTCCTTATCTTTTGAAAAATCGAGTGGCTATTCGCCATACACTTAATTTTCCTGGATTAAATGGGGATTATGTTCGTCTGGCTATCCGTACAAAAAAAGAAAATGACATCTTACTTGAACTTATAGAGAGGTGGGTTCAGACATGCTAA
- a CDS encoding bifunctional adenosylcobinamide kinase/adenosylcobinamide-phosphate guanylyltransferase: MLTFVCGGVRSGKTSYAEKGILNTKLANLHYVATGVVTDSEMQERVYRHKDDRLQSVRSWQTWEQPTGINQLTFSSDDAVLLDCLTTWITNEMMAQEDKDLDDMIRFLIKQLEKLVASAGEVYIVSNDLSRDIPSSYRMVQDYLYILGSIHRFVVGRSDKAIEMVYGVPLLHKGEEV, translated from the coding sequence ATGCTAACCTTTGTTTGTGGTGGTGTAAGAAGCGGGAAGACGAGCTATGCAGAGAAGGGCATATTGAATACAAAGTTAGCAAATCTTCATTATGTAGCTACGGGAGTAGTGACAGATTCGGAAATGCAGGAACGTGTGTACCGTCATAAAGATGACCGCCTACAAAGCGTCAGGTCTTGGCAAACTTGGGAACAACCGACAGGCATTAATCAGCTTACTTTTTCAAGCGACGATGCCGTTCTTCTCGATTGTTTAACAACATGGATAACAAATGAAATGATGGCGCAAGAAGACAAGGATCTAGATGATATGATTCGTTTTTTAATAAAACAGTTGGAAAAACTCGTGGCAAGTGCCGGAGAAGTTTATATTGTTTCCAATGATCTTAGTCGTGATATCCCATCTTCCTATAGGATGGTTCAGGACTATTTATACATCCTTGGTTCTATACATAGGTTTGTTGTCGGGCGTTCAGATAAAGCGATTGAAATGGTTTATGGTGTACCATTACTTCATAAGGGGGAGGAAGTATGA
- a CDS encoding cobyric acid synthase, with protein MKGVMVQGTASNVGKSWIVTGLCRLLANRGVRVAPFKSQNMSNNSYVTIDGKEIGRAQGVQAEAARVEATVDMNPILLKPTSDQRAEVIIHGASKEAWTGSAYRTQWYEYGRQAIQQSIQCLEAEYDTLVVEGAGSPVEVNLNDRELVNMSIADLIDIPVILVADIDRGGVFASIVGTLELLPESHLKRVKGLIINKFRGQRSLFENGVTWLENYTGLPVLGVIPHLDDHRIEGEDSLTVQASHSTLEQSLDIAVVHWPYLSNDTDISPLSLEVDVSIRYVRSADELGTPDALILPGTRSTIEDYLACAEIGLAAAIKEYARQGVAVGICGGYQILSEVMYHDESDREGTKGIGVFPLSTTFVKNKKTIRAQGHVHEASGYFPVAMSGYEIHLGRTSGSITNPFLQLDDGPEGISLDQGRLVGTYLHDCFHNDEWRTEWLNRLRMRSGLSEKPTLHTVNRANRYDNLANHLETHLDIDKILAMIEVSGT; from the coding sequence ATGAAAGGTGTTATGGTTCAAGGGACAGCATCTAATGTAGGGAAAAGCTGGATTGTTACTGGCTTATGTCGACTACTCGCAAATCGTGGTGTTCGAGTTGCTCCATTTAAATCACAAAACATGTCAAATAACTCTTATGTGACAATCGATGGAAAAGAGATAGGCCGCGCTCAGGGTGTTCAGGCTGAAGCTGCCCGAGTTGAAGCAACAGTCGATATGAATCCTATTTTGTTAAAGCCGACGAGTGATCAACGGGCAGAGGTGATTATCCATGGAGCAAGCAAAGAGGCTTGGACAGGATCAGCGTATCGTACCCAATGGTATGAATATGGGAGACAAGCGATCCAACAATCCATTCAATGTTTAGAAGCGGAATATGACACCTTGGTGGTTGAAGGAGCAGGAAGCCCGGTTGAAGTGAACCTAAATGACCGTGAATTGGTAAATATGTCAATCGCTGATCTTATTGATATACCAGTCATTCTAGTTGCGGACATTGATAGAGGAGGCGTGTTTGCCAGTATTGTTGGTACATTGGAATTGTTACCAGAAAGTCACCTGAAGCGTGTGAAAGGCTTGATTATTAATAAGTTTCGCGGTCAACGTTCATTATTTGAAAACGGTGTAACATGGCTTGAAAACTATACAGGATTACCTGTCTTAGGTGTGATCCCTCATTTAGATGATCACCGAATTGAAGGGGAAGATTCCTTAACAGTCCAAGCATCTCATTCTACGCTTGAACAGTCTCTTGATATTGCTGTTGTCCATTGGCCCTATTTATCGAATGACACGGATATTTCTCCTCTTTCTTTAGAAGTAGACGTTTCGATTCGCTATGTTCGGTCAGCTGACGAACTTGGGACACCTGATGCGCTCATTTTACCAGGGACGCGAAGCACGATTGAAGATTATCTTGCATGTGCTGAAATTGGTCTAGCCGCGGCTATCAAAGAGTATGCAAGGCAAGGAGTAGCCGTAGGCATTTGTGGCGGATATCAAATCCTCTCTGAGGTGATGTATCACGATGAGTCTGATCGCGAGGGAACAAAAGGAATAGGCGTGTTTCCTCTTTCAACGACGTTTGTGAAAAACAAAAAAACAATTCGTGCTCAAGGACATGTTCACGAAGCTAGCGGATATTTCCCTGTAGCAATGTCTGGTTATGAAATTCATCTTGGCCGAACGTCTGGATCTATCACCAACCCCTTCCTTCAACTGGATGATGGGCCAGAAGGGATAAGCCTTGATCAAGGGCGTCTAGTCGGGACCTATCTTCATGACTGCTTTCACAATGATGAGTGGCGTACAGAGTGGCTGAATCGCTTACGCATGAGATCGGGCCTATCAGAAAAGCCAACGCTTCATACGGTCAACCGAGCGAATCGTTACGACAATTTGGCTAATCATTTAGAAACGCATCTTGATATAGATAAGATTCTAGCAATGATCGAGGTAAGTGGCACATGA
- the cobS gene encoding adenosylcobinamide-GDP ribazoletransferase, giving the protein MRNFRLGALFALQFFSVFPIRRNIEPTTRTVRSSLRWLPILGLSIGTFNALMFYGLDSLTSLSLLSLIVFAIIIPAIWSGGLHLDGLMDTGDAFFSYQDKHKRLEVMKDPRTGAFGVLVLLVVLIIRFVFMYEAFLSDFSVIGFLIVVPLLSRCMMMLLLGHGTSARESGLCYFFKKHYNRSVTYWIIGLTLVVCAAMAFLSSYHFIISLAMILASIIVMWGVRVWAIRSFGGITGDVCGALLEGTETCLWFIVWLFYI; this is encoded by the coding sequence ATGAGAAATTTCCGATTAGGGGCATTATTTGCTTTGCAGTTTTTCTCCGTGTTTCCTATAAGGAGAAATATTGAACCGACTACACGTACAGTGCGTTCCAGTCTTAGATGGTTACCTATTCTAGGACTTTCTATCGGAACGTTTAATGCACTTATGTTTTATGGTCTTGATTCTCTTACATCTCTAAGTCTGCTTAGTTTGATTGTTTTTGCGATCATCATTCCGGCTATTTGGAGTGGTGGACTTCATCTTGATGGATTAATGGATACGGGAGATGCCTTTTTTTCCTACCAGGACAAGCATAAACGGTTAGAAGTAATGAAGGACCCGCGTACAGGAGCCTTTGGTGTATTGGTCCTGCTTGTTGTGTTAATTATCCGGTTTGTTTTCATGTATGAAGCTTTTCTTAGTGACTTTTCCGTGATTGGCTTTCTAATAGTAGTTCCACTTTTATCGAGATGTATGATGATGCTGCTGTTAGGACACGGGACTTCTGCAAGGGAAAGTGGGTTATGCTATTTCTTTAAAAAACATTATAATCGTAGCGTGACATATTGGATTATTGGACTAACACTTGTAGTTTGTGCTGCAATGGCATTTCTTTCTTCGTATCACTTTATCATCAGCTTAGCTATGATTCTGGCTTCCATAATCGTAATGTGGGGAGTTAGGGTATGGGCGATCCGATCGTTTGGTGGGATAACAGGTGATGTTTGCGGTGCACTACTTGAAGGGACGGAGACTTGCTTATGGTTCATCGTTTGGTTATTTTATATTTAA
- a CDS encoding histidine phosphatase family protein encodes MVHRLVILYLIRHGETPSNVQRRYLGWRNEAMSEQGRLQVMDLKKHLPALQKVYASDLDRCRETASILSQVVEETNRLREYNFGNFDGFTYEELQGKDEYKQWLNDMESITPPNGESLIFFKSRVLSFFAQLIDDHCYSNEPVAIITHGGVIRTMLHHWSNVSESMWDWAVAPGEAYKVILKKEGDQWILSQAVHITES; translated from the coding sequence ATGGTTCATCGTTTGGTTATTTTATATTTAATTCGTCATGGAGAGACTCCTTCAAATGTACAAAGACGTTATTTAGGCTGGCGAAATGAGGCAATGTCTGAGCAAGGACGCCTACAAGTTATGGATTTAAAGAAACACCTTCCTGCGTTGCAAAAGGTCTATGCTAGTGACCTAGATCGATGTAGAGAAACTGCATCGATCCTCTCCCAAGTAGTTGAAGAAACAAATAGATTGCGTGAGTATAATTTTGGGAACTTTGATGGTTTTACCTATGAGGAGTTACAAGGTAAAGATGAATATAAACAATGGCTAAACGATATGGAATCAATCACCCCGCCAAACGGAGAGAGCTTAATCTTTTTTAAAAGCCGCGTACTTAGCTTTTTTGCCCAACTGATTGATGATCATTGTTATTCAAATGAGCCTGTTGCAATCATTACTCATGGTGGAGTAATCCGCACGATGCTCCATCATTGGTCAAACGTCTCAGAATCAATGTGGGATTGGGCAGTTGCACCAGGCGAGGCCTACAAAGTCATCCTTAAGAAGGAGGGAGATCAATGGATTTTATCACAGGCGGTGCATATAACGGAAAGCTAG